The following are from one region of the Nitrososphaerota archaeon genome:
- a CDS encoding DNA-directed RNA polymerase subunit K yields MKNPQQSEKKIKLTKYEIARVIGGRALQLAYDAIPLVEPKPNETPIDIAKREFEEGLLPMIIRRKLPNGSYEDIDLMEYFKSLKKEKTKELIEEKH; encoded by the coding sequence TTGAAGAATCCTCAACAGAGTGAGAAGAAAATAAAATTAACAAAATATGAAATTGCTAGAGTTATAGGCGGAAGAGCTCTTCAATTAGCTTATGACGCTATTCCACTTGTAGAGCCTAAACCAAATGAAACACCAATAGATATTGCTAAAAGAGAATTTGAAGAAGGTCTTCTTCCAATGATTATTAGAAGAAAGCTTCCAAATGGGAGCTATGAAGATATAGATTTAATGGAATACTTTAAAAGTTTAAAAAAGGAAAAAACTAAAGAATTAATAGAAGAAAAACATTAA
- the thsB gene encoding thermosome subunit beta, which translates to MASAPGAIATQPVIILREGTRRTKGREAQSANIMVAKIISETLKSSLGPKGMDKMLVDSFGDVVITNDGATILSEMDVEHPTAKMLVETAKAQDEEVGDGTTSVVVVAGELLAKAEELIDKEVHPSLIIEGYRKAATKALEILDEISIPVKPTDRKILEKIAKTSLASKMVSEESEYLSKLAVDAVLRVAEKRDDKYYVDLDDIKIEKKEGESLHDTKIIDGIVLDKEVVHPDMPKRIENARIALLDASLEIEKTEFDAKLNIESPEQMRAFMKQEEDMLRDMVNKIIESGANVVLCQKGIDDMAQYFLAKKGIMAVRRIKKSDIDKIAKATGARIISRIEDLTPSDLGKAKLIEERRVGEDKMVFIEGCENPKSITILIRGGTKRIVDEAERSIKDAINVVKDVIIEGKIVAGGGAPEAEVALRLRDFAKSLSGKEQLAVEKFAEALEVIPAQLSENAGMDPIEALLTLNAKHKDGQKWAGIDVLNGKISDMYKLEVLEPTLVKKQVIKSAMEAASMILKIDDIIAASKLETKGPEKGPKEEEGLEESSTE; encoded by the coding sequence ATGGCTTCTGCTCCAGGAGCAATTGCTACTCAACCAGTTATAATTCTTAGAGAAGGTACACGTAGAACAAAAGGAAGAGAAGCGCAATCAGCAAATATAATGGTTGCAAAAATAATATCTGAAACTCTTAAATCTTCATTAGGCCCTAAAGGAATGGATAAAATGCTTGTTGATAGTTTTGGAGATGTTGTTATAACAAATGATGGAGCAACAATTCTTTCAGAAATGGATGTTGAACATCCAACTGCAAAAATGCTTGTTGAAACAGCTAAAGCTCAAGATGAAGAAGTTGGAGATGGAACAACTAGTGTAGTTGTAGTAGCTGGAGAATTATTAGCTAAAGCTGAAGAATTAATAGATAAAGAAGTTCATCCATCATTAATTATTGAAGGATATAGAAAAGCAGCAACTAAAGCATTAGAAATACTTGATGAAATAAGCATTCCAGTTAAACCAACTGATAGAAAAATATTAGAAAAAATTGCTAAAACATCTCTTGCAAGCAAAATGGTTTCAGAAGAATCAGAATACCTTAGCAAACTTGCAGTAGATGCTGTTTTAAGAGTTGCTGAAAAAAGAGATGATAAATACTATGTTGACCTTGATGATATAAAAATTGAAAAGAAAGAAGGAGAATCTCTTCATGATACAAAGATTATTGATGGAATCGTTTTAGATAAAGAAGTAGTACATCCAGATATGCCAAAAAGAATTGAGAATGCAAGAATCGCTTTACTTGATGCATCTTTAGAAATTGAAAAAACAGAATTCGATGCTAAATTAAATATTGAATCTCCTGAACAAATGAGAGCTTTTATGAAACAAGAAGAAGATATGCTTAGAGATATGGTTAATAAAATAATTGAAAGTGGTGCAAATGTTGTTCTTTGTCAAAAAGGAATAGATGATATGGCTCAATACTTCTTAGCTAAGAAAGGGATAATGGCTGTACGTAGAATAAAGAAATCTGATATAGATAAAATAGCTAAAGCCACTGGTGCTAGAATAATTTCTAGAATAGAAGATTTAACTCCTTCAGATTTAGGTAAAGCTAAACTTATTGAAGAGAGAAGAGTTGGAGAAGATAAAATGGTTTTCATTGAAGGATGTGAAAATCCAAAATCAATAACAATATTAATTAGAGGTGGAACAAAAAGAATAGTAGATGAAGCTGAAAGATCTATTAAAGATGCAATAAACGTTGTTAAAGATGTTATTATTGAAGGCAAAATTGTTGCTGGTGGTGGAGCACCTGAAGCTGAAGTTGCTCTAAGACTTAGAGATTTTGCAAAATCTCTTTCAGGAAAAGAACAACTTGCAGTTGAAAAATTTGCAGAAGCATTAGAAGTTATTCCAGCTCAACTTTCTGAAAATGCTGGAATGGATCCAATTGAAGCATTATTAACTTTAAATGCTAAACATAAAGATGGACAAAAATGGGCTGGAATAGATGTTTTAAATGGAAAAATTTCAGATATGTATAAATTAGAAGTTCTTGAACCTACATTAGTTAAAAAACAAGTAATTAAATCAGCAATGGAAGCAGCTTCAATGATATTAAAGATAGATGATATAATTGCAGCTTCTAAGCTTGAAACAAAAGGTCCAGAAAAAGGACCTAAGGAAGAAGAAGGACTTGAAGAATCCTCAACAGAGTGA
- a CDS encoding lysylphosphatidylglycerol synthase transmembrane domain-containing protein has product MFKEFYKIFITLIISTFLILFLIFYIGIDKILFTILKLNTFYILLGGFFTLLFFIFRAFRWILLIKPINGIKISMALSATGLGYLINTLIPLRIGEIARALAISKESKKSFASIFATVIIERIFDLIYLLLFLSILLFFIPFSISSNIIIIASFELAGIIVFIGLIFIFSIIKFEEKFINFIKKILKPFPKKIKETLINFSISLIEGSKTLKIVYKNIIFHIFSFFITFFQALIFTMIIYSLNIEIPLFLNLIISLIITLSHALPAAPGYIGSFQIVWIAIFSLIGLPIETIISSSIIANFINLLYILFISGGLSSLYGFKISEYLELTLKKKYY; this is encoded by the coding sequence ATGTTTAAGGAATTTTATAAAATATTTATTACATTAATAATTAGCACATTTCTTATTTTATTTTTAATATTCTATATTGGAATTGATAAAATACTTTTTACAATATTAAAATTGAATACTTTTTATATTTTATTAGGAGGATTTTTTACATTATTATTCTTCATTTTTAGAGCTTTTAGATGGATTTTGTTAATTAAACCAATTAATGGGATTAAAATATCAATGGCTTTATCAGCTACAGGTTTAGGATATTTAATAAATACATTAATCCCTTTAAGAATTGGAGAAATAGCAAGAGCATTAGCTATTTCTAAAGAAAGTAAAAAAAGCTTTGCATCTATTTTTGCAACAGTTATTATTGAAAGAATATTCGATTTAATTTATTTACTATTATTTTTATCTATTTTATTATTCTTTATTCCTTTTTCAATAAGTTCAAATATAATTATTATAGCTTCTTTTGAATTAGCTGGAATAATAGTTTTTATTGGTTTAATATTCATATTTTCTATTATAAAATTTGAAGAAAAATTCATAAATTTTATTAAAAAAATTTTAAAACCATTTCCTAAAAAAATTAAAGAAACTTTAATTAATTTTTCAATTTCACTTATAGAAGGAAGTAAAACTCTTAAAATTGTTTATAAGAATATAATTTTTCATATATTTTCATTTTTTATAACTTTTTTCCAAGCATTAATTTTTACAATGATTATATATTCTCTTAATATAGAAATACCTCTATTTTTAAATTTAATAATTTCTTTAATTATAACTTTATCTCACGCTTTACCCGCTGCTCCTGGATATATAGGTTCTTTTCAAATTGTTTGGATAGCAATTTTTTCTTTAATAGGATTGCCTATTGAAACAATAATTAGTTCTTCTATAATTGCAAATTTTATAAATCTTTTATATATTTTATTCATTAGTGGGGGCCTTTCTTCTTTATATGGCTTTAAAATAAGCGAATATTTAGAATTAACATTAAAGAAAAAATATTATTGA
- a CDS encoding ribbon-helix-helix domain-containing protein, whose amino-acid sequence MKLISVKLPEALIEGMDELVKLGMYPSRSAVIRTAIRDLLRKELWKK is encoded by the coding sequence TTGAAGCTTATTTCAGTAAAACTTCCTGAAGCATTAATAGAAGGAATGGATGAATTAGTAAAGCTTGGAATGTATCCAAGTAGAAGCGCAGTAATTAGGACTGCAATAAGAGATTTATTGAGAAAAGAACTTTGGAAAAAATAA
- a CDS encoding DUF4910 domain-containing protein — translation MNVYEALMNEFSISECLKILANISSYNRIQGSIELEEAADYIAKILNDNGLNTKIYSYPYKKKYGLMEALIGWNVKSAELSMVKPKERILHTINEAKTLVVAHSPGGEIEAPVIYIGKGEDDKDYENKNIEGKIILSYGNPYFVYKKALKKKVAGIIFYKKEAPENAIPYSGLFLDIEEANEANAIALNISKRNANMILNMLEKNEEVILRAKVDIEYRDNPQIKIIETGIGDDEEEIDLVAHYCHPAGTINDNASGSAGLIELAIAMKRALDKGKIEKPLRKICFLWYPEYYGTIAFLSNLKRKIIAAINLDMIGEKQEITGSTLMLVRAPYFKTSFVEAILYHEIEKVFSKIKSFSGLSNALSIKFSIVDYEAGSDHDIYLDFGIPAYMLNQWPDKFYHSSEDTIDKIDPYVLKEIAIASGVAAYKSASIENFPEMKKYVYHYFMSLLHKKLGESMVNKLNRIYEIREKEFYKEFFLIINKIDKESGEKLKQFYKIENKEEKKKYIRKFIGPLNLKWFIKNIGEEKIAWLKEIIDKEKYYSTILFHALPMLLDKPISFEDIINKLEAEFGIEIEKEKVISLLKLLIECDLIIEIS, via the coding sequence ATGAATGTATATGAAGCTTTAATGAATGAATTTTCAATTTCAGAATGTTTAAAAATTTTAGCAAATATATCAAGCTATAATAGAATTCAAGGTTCTATAGAATTAGAAGAAGCTGCTGATTATATTGCAAAAATATTGAATGATAATGGATTAAATACAAAAATCTATTCTTATCCATATAAAAAGAAATATGGTCTTATGGAAGCATTAATTGGATGGAATGTTAAATCAGCTGAATTATCTATGGTTAAACCAAAAGAAAGAATACTTCATACAATTAATGAAGCTAAAACTTTAGTTGTAGCGCATAGTCCAGGAGGAGAAATAGAAGCTCCTGTAATTTATATAGGTAAAGGAGAAGATGATAAAGATTATGAAAATAAAAATATTGAGGGGAAAATAATTTTATCATATGGAAATCCTTATTTTGTTTATAAGAAAGCATTAAAAAAGAAAGTTGCTGGAATAATTTTTTATAAAAAAGAAGCTCCTGAAAATGCTATACCATATTCTGGATTATTTTTAGATATTGAAGAGGCAAATGAAGCAAATGCAATAGCATTAAATATTTCAAAAAGAAATGCAAATATGATTTTAAATATGCTTGAGAAAAATGAAGAAGTAATTTTAAGAGCTAAAGTTGATATTGAATATAGGGATAACCCTCAAATAAAGATTATTGAAACAGGTATTGGAGATGATGAAGAAGAAATAGATTTAGTAGCTCATTATTGTCATCCAGCAGGAACAATTAATGATAATGCAAGTGGTTCGGCAGGATTAATCGAATTAGCTATAGCTATGAAGAGAGCTTTAGATAAAGGGAAAATTGAAAAACCTTTAAGGAAAATATGTTTTCTTTGGTATCCAGAATACTATGGAACAATTGCTTTTTTATCAAATTTAAAAAGGAAGATTATTGCTGCAATAAATTTAGATATGATTGGTGAAAAACAAGAAATAACAGGCTCAACTTTAATGCTTGTTAGAGCACCATATTTCAAAACTTCTTTTGTAGAAGCTATTCTGTATCATGAAATTGAGAAAGTTTTCTCAAAAATAAAATCATTTAGTGGATTAAGTAATGCATTATCTATAAAATTTAGTATTGTAGATTATGAAGCAGGAAGTGATCATGATATTTATCTTGATTTTGGCATACCTGCATATATGTTAAATCAATGGCCAGATAAATTTTATCATTCAAGCGAAGATACAATTGATAAAATAGATCCTTATGTTCTTAAAGAAATTGCCATAGCTTCTGGTGTTGCAGCATATAAATCAGCTTCTATAGAGAATTTTCCAGAAATGAAAAAATATGTTTATCATTATTTTATGAGTTTGCTTCATAAAAAACTTGGAGAATCTATGGTAAACAAGCTTAATAGAATTTATGAAATACGTGAAAAAGAGTTTTATAAAGAATTTTTCTTGATAATAAATAAAATTGATAAAGAATCAGGAGAGAAACTTAAACAATTTTATAAAATAGAAAATAAAGAAGAAAAGAAAAAATACATTAGAAAATTCATAGGGCCATTAAATCTTAAATGGTTTATTAAAAATATTGGAGAAGAGAAAATAGCATGGTTAAAAGAAATTATCGATAAAGAAAAATATTATTCAACAATATTATTTCATGCTTTACCAATGCTTTTAGATAAACCAATATCATTTGAAGATATTATAAATAAACTTGAAGCAGAATTTGGAATAGAAATTGAGAAAGAGAAAGTAATATCATTATTAAAATTACTTATAGAATGCGACTTAATCATTGAAATATCATAA
- a CDS encoding radical SAM protein, with protein MKVVEKEVKIDKWTQSICPICQKIIPMHVYEENNIVYLEKTCFEHGKFEDIYWGDAELYKFWQKWDQAKYTGTGIKNPRTETINGCPFDCGICPAHKSHTVLSIIDVTNRCNMACPVCFAYAGAIGYVYEPSFEQIVEMLKNLRSTKPWAPNAIQFSGGEPTLRNDLPKIIKEAKKLGFTHVEVNSNGIRLAEDIEYFKSIREAGMSTLYLQFDGLNPEIYKKLRGRIDLVPIKQKVIENARRIGLDSIVLVVTLARNVNDNELGNIINYAIQNKDVVRCVNIQPISFVGRATKEKIKEMRITTPDVLKLIEEQTNGVITRWDFRPVDWPVPISLAMEQVKNRLYPRFTMNPYCGAATFILIENDKIIPITRIVDVDNFSEILWQVYYTAIEGSKTKAKLQLLKLLPLVKAEPIRKLFKEVLTKGSYKALGSLIRNMIMIGCMHFMDYNNFDIARVQRCVIHYALPNGSIIPFCTLNSLHRSRIEKEYSISIDEWHKNHPNAKLNDYV; from the coding sequence ATGAAGGTAGTAGAAAAAGAAGTAAAAATAGATAAATGGACTCAAAGTATATGTCCAATATGTCAAAAAATAATTCCAATGCATGTATATGAAGAAAATAACATAGTTTATCTTGAAAAAACTTGTTTTGAGCATGGAAAATTTGAAGACATTTATTGGGGAGATGCAGAGCTTTATAAATTCTGGCAAAAATGGGATCAAGCAAAATACACAGGAACAGGAATAAAAAATCCTAGAACTGAAACAATAAATGGTTGTCCATTTGATTGTGGAATATGTCCAGCACATAAGTCTCATACAGTTTTATCTATAATAGACGTTACTAATAGATGTAACATGGCATGTCCAGTATGCTTTGCTTATGCAGGAGCTATAGGATATGTTTATGAACCATCATTTGAACAAATAGTAGAAATGCTAAAAAATTTAAGGAGTACGAAACCATGGGCTCCAAATGCAATACAATTTTCAGGAGGAGAACCAACTTTAAGGAATGATTTGCCAAAAATAATAAAAGAAGCAAAAAAATTAGGGTTTACACATGTTGAAGTAAATAGCAATGGAATAAGATTAGCAGAAGATATAGAATATTTTAAAAGTATAAGAGAAGCTGGGATGTCAACATTATACTTACAATTCGATGGTTTAAATCCAGAAATATATAAAAAATTAAGAGGAAGGATAGATTTAGTACCTATAAAACAAAAAGTAATAGAAAATGCAAGAAGAATAGGTTTAGATTCTATAGTATTAGTAGTAACATTAGCAAGAAATGTAAATGATAATGAGCTTGGAAATATAATAAATTATGCTATCCAAAATAAAGATGTTGTAAGATGTGTGAATATTCAACCAATATCTTTTGTTGGAAGAGCAACTAAAGAGAAAATAAAAGAAATGAGAATTACAACTCCAGATGTATTAAAATTAATAGAAGAACAAACAAATGGAGTAATAACAAGATGGGATTTTAGACCAGTTGATTGGCCTGTACCAATATCGCTTGCAATGGAACAAGTAAAAAATAGATTATATCCAAGGTTTACAATGAATCCATATTGTGGAGCAGCAACATTTATACTCATAGAAAATGATAAAATAATTCCAATAACAAGAATAGTAGATGTAGATAATTTTTCTGAAATTCTTTGGCAAGTATACTATACAGCTATAGAGGGAAGCAAAACAAAAGCAAAATTACAATTATTAAAATTATTACCTTTAGTTAAAGCAGAGCCTATAAGAAAATTGTTTAAAGAAGTATTAACAAAAGGGTCTTATAAAGCACTTGGTTCTCTTATACGTAATATGATAATGATTGGATGTATGCATTTTATGGATTACAATAATTTTGATATTGCGCGTGTTCAAAGGTGTGTAATACATTATGCTTTACCAAACGGATCAATAATTCCATTTTGCACATTAAATTCTCTTCATCGTTCTAGAATAGAAAAAGAGTACTCTATAAGTATTGATGAATGGCATAAAAATCATCCTAATGCTAAATTAAATGATTACGTGTAA
- a CDS encoding MFS transporter has product MSFSKKAYIAILMMGIISLFGDIVYEGVRGIIPDYLKFLGASATIVGIIIGLGELISYFSRIVGGILADKTHSYWPLMLLGYGLIFSLPSLFFCNFFGGWILAALLIIIERFGKGIRAPARDTILSFVSTGVGAGKAFGLHELLDQIGAIIGPLIVAFIFAFTTSYSISFLFLFLPYLLLLISLYLVYKFIKGYEVPYITKKIEIGITKGMTLFYIFAITFNCIGIVPSSLILYRASQLADIGIIDRWFIPLLYAGIQLIDAPSALISGLLYDKIGLLTLVVPFTISFFISPILFIPSNSLWIVVASAILYGIVLGTQESIYRAAIADIVPQNMRGTAYGIMNAALGISILIAGSMYGYLLDIKASLWIIVLITFFIEIFALILILFVISKIKKK; this is encoded by the coding sequence TTGTCCTTTTCTAAAAAAGCTTACATAGCTATTTTAATGATGGGAATTATTAGTTTATTTGGAGATATTGTTTATGAAGGTGTAAGAGGAATTATACCAGATTATTTAAAATTTTTAGGTGCTTCAGCTACAATTGTAGGAATTATAATTGGCTTAGGAGAATTAATATCATATTTTTCTAGAATTGTTGGGGGAATTTTAGCTGATAAAACTCATAGTTATTGGCCTTTAATGCTTTTAGGTTATGGATTAATTTTCTCTTTACCTAGTTTATTTTTTTGTAATTTTTTTGGTGGATGGATTTTAGCTGCTTTATTAATAATCATTGAAAGATTTGGAAAAGGGATTAGAGCACCTGCAAGAGATACTATCTTATCTTTTGTATCAACTGGTGTAGGAGCTGGAAAAGCTTTTGGATTACATGAACTATTAGATCAAATTGGAGCTATTATAGGACCATTGATTGTTGCTTTTATTTTTGCTTTTACTACAAGTTATTCAATATCCTTTTTATTTCTTTTTCTACCTTATTTATTACTTTTAATTTCACTTTATTTAGTTTATAAATTTATAAAAGGATACGAAGTACCATATATCACAAAAAAAATTGAAATCGGAATAACTAAAGGTATGACATTATTTTATATTTTTGCAATAACATTCAATTGCATAGGTATTGTTCCATCATCTTTAATTCTTTATAGAGCTTCACAATTAGCTGATATTGGAATAATCGATAGATGGTTTATACCATTGCTTTATGCCGGAATACAACTTATAGATGCCCCATCAGCTTTAATTTCTGGTTTATTATATGATAAAATTGGTCTTTTAACATTAGTTGTGCCATTCACTATTTCATTTTTTATTTCTCCAATTTTATTTATTCCATCAAATAGTTTATGGATAGTTGTAGCTTCAGCTATATTATATGGAATTGTTTTAGGTACTCAAGAATCTATTTATAGAGCTGCAATAGCAGATATTGTTCCACAAAATATGCGTGGAACAGCATATGGAATTATGAATGCTGCTTTAGGTATAAGCATTCTTATAGCAGGTTCGATGTATGGATATTTATTAGATATAAAAGCATCATTATGGATTATAGTTTTAATAACATTCTTTATAGAAATTTTTGCATTAATTTTAATATTGTTTGTTATTTCTAAAATTAAGAAGAAATAA
- a CDS encoding MFS transporter, which translates to MKIANFYLMVILPFIFWTARYLINPIFPLYLINIGATKFQIGIIIAIPSLICIFTRVLFGFALSKYGGWKIIFYALLAQIISFFLYFLINNPLLLYLVAIIDGLSYSSFGPTGMELSIRFSRINEKNEVIGKYLTSIGFGMVLGPLLCSILTSYFTYNKLFLISAFFTIFGLLFLFFATKENYFSRKDMINDSINYKNIDILSSLKNIIKNKNLMLLYISTLLFAMCQGVYNTLFSIHSKNNIGLNDSIIAFLFTINGLSNALIRIPSGKIISKFSKKKIILIGMVLISLMFFIISITNNILLLLLAMVMHGIGWGMRAVATTSMVSESTPEVLRGIALNIFWNMFDIGAMIGAMFGGSLASFLYMNYIFSICCIIILIGIILVILVKEK; encoded by the coding sequence ATGAAAATTGCAAACTTTTATTTAATGGTAATCTTACCATTTATTTTTTGGACAGCAAGATACTTAATTAATCCAATTTTCCCTCTTTATTTAATTAATATAGGAGCTACAAAATTTCAAATTGGAATAATAATAGCAATTCCCTCATTAATATGCATTTTTACAAGAGTTCTTTTTGGATTTGCTTTATCTAAATATGGAGGTTGGAAAATTATATTCTATGCTTTATTAGCTCAGATTATATCTTTTTTCTTATATTTTTTAATAAATAATCCATTATTGCTTTATTTAGTTGCAATAATAGATGGGTTAAGTTATTCATCATTTGGTCCTACTGGAATGGAATTATCAATAAGATTTTCTAGAATAAATGAGAAAAATGAAGTTATTGGAAAGTATTTAACTTCTATTGGTTTTGGAATGGTGCTAGGTCCTTTATTATGCAGTATTCTTACTTCATATTTTACATATAATAAGCTTTTTTTAATCTCTGCATTTTTTACAATTTTTGGATTATTATTTTTATTTTTTGCAACAAAAGAGAATTATTTTTCACGAAAAGACATGATTAATGATAGTATAAACTATAAGAATATCGATATTTTATCTTCTTTAAAGAATATTATTAAAAATAAAAATCTTATGCTTTTATATATTTCAACTTTATTATTTGCTATGTGTCAAGGAGTTTATAATACTCTTTTTTCAATTCATTCTAAAAATAATATAGGATTAAATGATTCAATTATTGCTTTTCTTTTTACTATAAATGGATTATCAAATGCTCTTATTAGAATACCATCTGGAAAAATTATTAGTAAATTTAGTAAGAAAAAAATTATTTTAATAGGAATGGTATTAATTTCTTTAATGTTTTTCATAATATCTATAACAAATAATATATTGCTTTTATTATTAGCAATGGTTATGCATGGAATAGGATGGGGCATGAGAGCAGTTGCTACTACTTCAATGGTGAGTGAGTCAACTCCTGAAGTTCTTAGAGGAATTGCATTAAATATTTTCTGGAATATGTTTGATATAGGAGCTATGATTGGAGCTATGTTTGGTGGATCATTAGCTTCTTTTCTTTACATGAATTATATATTTAGTATTTGCTGCATAATAATTTTGATTGGTATAATTCTTGTTATTTTAGTAAAAGAAAAATAA